The genomic stretch CAGCCGGAGGACGAAGAACAGGATCGACCCGAGCACCGGGCCGAACACGGTCGCGGCACCACCGAGGATGAGCGCCGTCCAGATGAAGAACGTCATCGAGCGGCCCATGGCGTCCGGTTGTACCGAACTCGGCAGGACGTAGATGATGCCGCCCAGAGCACCGAGCGCGCCACCGAAGACGAGCGCCTGCATCTTGTACGAGTAGACGTTCTTGCCGAGGGAGCGGACGGCGTCCTCGTCCTCGCGGATCGCCTTCACGACACGACCCCAGGGGCTGCGCATGAGCAGGAACAGCACGAGGGTGAACAGGGCGACGAGGCCCCAACCGACGATGCGGATCCACCAGCCGTTGACGCCGTTGTTCGAGTAGCTGAACCAGAGGATCGTCGTGGTGCCGTCGGGCAGGAAGCTCAGGGCGTTGAACGGGTCGCGGTAGCTGGAGCCGGTGATGCCGTTCGAGCCACCGGTGGTGTCCGTCAGCAGACTCGACCGGCCGACCATGCGGATGATCTCGGCGCCGGAGATCGTGACGATCGCCAGGTAGTCCCCGCGCAACCGCAGGGTCGGGATGCCGAGGATCACCGCGAACACGATCGAGATGGCCAAGGCCACGAGCACGGCCATGCCGAAGGGCAGCCCGTTCGTGATCGAGATCGCGAAGCCGTAGGCGCCGAGCAGCAGGAACGCAGCCTGGCCCATGTTGACCAGGCCGGTGAGGCCGAAGTGGACGTTGAGGCCGATCGCGGCGAGGGCGAACGCCGCGGTCGTCGGGGCGAGTGCTTCCTGCGTCAGGGAGCTGAGGAGTTGGAGGATGTAGTCCATGCGGGTGCTCCCTTAACCGATCCGCTCGGCACGGCCGAAGATGCCCTGCGGACGGAACAGCAGGATGAGGATGAGGATGACGAGTGCGGTGGCGTACTTGAAGTCGCCAGGCAGCACCAGGTTGGTCAATTCCACGACGATGCCGATGATCATCGAGCCGACGAGGGCGCCGTAGGCCGTCCCGAGCCCGCCGAGCGTGACCGAGGCGAA from Curtobacterium sp. MCLR17_032 encodes the following:
- a CDS encoding branched-chain amino acid ABC transporter permease; translation: MDYILQLLSSLTQEALAPTTAAFALAAIGLNVHFGLTGLVNMGQAAFLLLGAYGFAISITNGLPFGMAVLVALAISIVFAVILGIPTLRLRGDYLAIVTISGAEIIRMVGRSSLLTDTTGGSNGITGSSYRDPFNALSFLPDGTTTILWFSYSNNGVNGWWIRIVGWGLVALFTLVLFLLMRSPWGRVVKAIREDEDAVRSLGKNVYSYKMQALVFGGALGALGGIIYVLPSSVQPDAMGRSMTFFIWTALILGGAATVFGPVLGSILFFVLRLFIRTIAGDFIPNSIMNAQQAEQFSYVLVGVALMLLIVFRPQGLLGNKKELTFSV